In Bacillus sp. FJAT-45037, the following are encoded in one genomic region:
- a CDS encoding S1C family serine protease, producing the protein MSEHQDDEKKKLEDEFEEPPLEDFLLEEEGVDHEEEARLKKRKQTIIRTIAISISLLLVVNVLSIWLNVFSLDSIKLLQGTAEYSEDEMVQESMESVVLIQHDQSRGTGFIVSSDGYIISNDHVVDGSGPLAVTLSSGEQHVASIIERDDELDLALLKIEAEGLPYLPLSDEPAGLDERVLVIGNPLMQQQIVNEGSVLEQTGGFEVLRISAPIYGGHSGSPVLTEEGTVVGVVYARTIPGFFADEPSRGLAVPIRLVKEQFDDLLSSR; encoded by the coding sequence TTGTCAGAACATCAAGACGATGAAAAGAAAAAACTCGAAGACGAATTTGAAGAACCGCCTCTTGAAGATTTTTTATTGGAAGAAGAGGGTGTAGACCATGAGGAAGAAGCCCGATTAAAAAAACGTAAACAAACAATCATTCGGACGATCGCGATTAGCATTAGTTTATTATTAGTTGTGAATGTCCTTAGCATTTGGTTAAACGTTTTTAGCTTAGATTCGATTAAGCTATTACAAGGAACAGCAGAATATTCGGAGGACGAAATGGTGCAAGAGAGCATGGAATCTGTTGTTTTGATTCAACATGATCAATCTAGAGGGACGGGATTTATTGTAAGCTCAGATGGTTATATTATTTCTAATGACCATGTTGTCGATGGATCAGGCCCACTTGCGGTTACATTATCATCTGGTGAGCAGCATGTAGCATCGATCATTGAGCGTGATGATGAATTAGATTTAGCTTTACTTAAAATAGAAGCAGAAGGCTTACCATATTTACCGTTGAGTGATGAACCAGCTGGTCTTGATGAGCGAGTGTTGGTGATTGGGAATCCATTAATGCAGCAGCAAATAGTGAATGAAGGATCTGTGCTAGAACAAACAGGTGGGTTTGAAGTTTTACGAATCTCAGCTCCTATTTATGGTGGTCATAGCGGAAGTCCTGTTTTAACGGAAGAGGGGACTGTGGTCGGGGTTGTGTATGCTAGAACAATTCCGGGATTTTTTGCAGATGAACCTTCAAGAGGACTGGCTGTTCCTATTCGGTTAGTGAAAGAGCAGTTTGATGATCTATTATCAAGTAGATAA
- a CDS encoding YojF family protein: MRPITIEEVQPLIDQLAKQSVYIHLETTNGAYASHVDESFFSASAYIRNANVNYEHGKIIGTGPFRAGLKIEIGWIYAEGLTHFELDEQNRLLLAGHGIDGKLAVALEISQTPFK, encoded by the coding sequence GTGAGACCTATTACAATAGAAGAAGTACAACCATTGATCGACCAACTGGCTAAACAATCTGTCTACATACATCTAGAAACGACGAATGGCGCCTATGCTAGCCATGTAGATGAGTCGTTTTTCTCGGCTAGTGCGTATATCCGCAATGCAAATGTTAATTATGAACACGGGAAGATCATTGGTACTGGACCATTTCGAGCAGGGTTAAAGATCGAGATTGGTTGGATCTATGCCGAAGGGTTGACTCACTTTGAATTAGACGAACAGAATCGTCTCTTACTCGCAGGACACGGCATCGATGGAAAACTTGCTGTCGCATTAGAAATCAGTCAAACACCATTTAAGTAA
- the bshB2 gene encoding bacillithiol biosynthesis deacetylase BshB2 has protein sequence MKKERHVLVIFPHPDDEAFGVSGTIAMHASMGTPVTYACLTLGEMGRNLGNPPFATRESLPEIRKKELVKATEAIGVTDLRMAGLRDKTLEFEDDQKMTDLVTDLIDDCQPSLVITFYPEYSVHPDHEATARAVVRAIQQRVKSDRPILHCVAFSNGHEEKIGKADIINQIQPFVKQKMAALKAHISQTAWMIDDLEQMLSAGVDQHEAISFLTEKFWTYDVDQWQD, from the coding sequence ATGAAAAAAGAGCGTCATGTTCTTGTTATCTTTCCTCATCCAGACGACGAAGCATTCGGAGTTTCAGGCACGATTGCTATGCATGCCTCGATGGGGACACCTGTCACCTATGCTTGCTTAACCCTCGGTGAGATGGGGAGAAATCTAGGCAATCCTCCCTTTGCCACAAGAGAATCATTACCAGAAATCCGTAAAAAAGAGCTTGTAAAGGCAACAGAAGCCATTGGTGTCACCGATTTACGCATGGCTGGACTACGTGATAAAACATTGGAATTTGAAGATGATCAAAAGATGACCGATTTAGTTACAGACCTCATTGATGATTGTCAGCCAAGCTTGGTCATTACATTCTATCCCGAGTATTCTGTTCACCCTGACCATGAAGCGACCGCTAGAGCTGTCGTTCGAGCGATACAACAACGAGTGAAGAGTGATCGTCCAATTCTCCATTGCGTTGCTTTTTCCAATGGACATGAAGAAAAGATTGGAAAAGCAGATATCATCAATCAGATTCAGCCCTTCGTGAAGCAAAAAATGGCGGCGTTAAAAGCTCATATCTCGCAAACGGCATGGATGATTGACGATCTTGAACAAATGCTGTCTGCGGGTGTCGACCAGCACGAAGCAATCTCATTTTTAACAGAAAAGTTTTGGACATACGACGTTGATCAATGGCAAGACTAG
- a CDS encoding 5'-3' exonuclease: MNKPNLLLIDGFNLLSRGYFATSYGRSEEELSTNSEGLYTNGLRVFFQKLLNLITEHQISHVAVAWDVKREDSVRRQYAPTYKETRNELPQALIQQYETSTRLLEEIGIKQITVSPYEADDAIGALSCLWSKRNDGHCYIYSNDRDLLQLLDHNTTQIIATKQGELLYTANHFTDEYGITPTQWIDVKALLGDKSDNIPGCPGVGEKSALPLIQQYGSVEGVYEQLDAESLDPAYKRYQKKLLSGRESSLISKRLATIICDIPELAETNFSDFTYMKDEAVLKQAFDQIELKIKV; this comes from the coding sequence TTGAACAAACCGAACTTATTACTTATCGATGGATTTAACCTACTGAGCAGAGGCTACTTTGCAACCTCTTATGGTCGTAGCGAAGAGGAACTATCTACAAATAGCGAAGGACTATATACGAACGGACTCCGTGTTTTTTTTCAAAAGTTATTAAACTTAATTACAGAACATCAAATTTCACATGTAGCTGTAGCATGGGATGTGAAACGTGAAGACTCTGTGAGAAGACAGTACGCACCGACTTACAAAGAAACGCGAAATGAGCTCCCACAGGCACTTATTCAACAATATGAAACATCGACTCGTCTACTTGAAGAAATTGGTATCAAACAAATCACTGTTTCACCTTATGAGGCTGATGACGCGATTGGTGCCTTATCTTGTTTATGGTCGAAGCGAAATGATGGCCATTGCTACATTTACAGCAATGATCGCGACTTGCTCCAATTACTTGATCACAACACCACCCAAATTATTGCGACCAAACAAGGAGAGCTATTATATACAGCGAACCATTTCACTGATGAATACGGAATTACACCTACTCAGTGGATTGATGTCAAAGCATTACTTGGTGATAAAAGTGATAATATTCCGGGTTGCCCGGGTGTCGGTGAGAAATCTGCCCTTCCTCTTATCCAACAATACGGATCTGTTGAAGGTGTGTATGAACAACTCGATGCCGAGTCACTAGATCCCGCATATAAACGCTACCAAAAGAAACTACTTTCTGGTCGTGAATCTTCTCTAATTAGCAAACGTCTAGCAACAATCATTTGCGATATTCCTGAATTAGCAGAAACGAATTTTTCTGACTTTACCTACATGAAAGATGAAGCCGTTCTTAAACAAGCTTTTGATCAAATCGAATTAAAAATAAAAGTGTAA
- the istA gene encoding IS21 family transposase — protein sequence MLQVTEINYIRQEVNSKGHSYSDVARRTNKDIRTVKKYADLEEFQPEKKRKKSQPAPVMEPVQDIVDKWLKEDMKKKRKYRRTAKRIWQMLVNDEELDFKGSDRTVRAYVSKRKKELLDESEGAAIPLESRPGDAQVDFGEAPFKRDGKVVDLPYLVLSFPYSNAFLVQVFESQNQDCFLEGLKRFFNHLEGVPKRIRFDNLSPAVKKILPQGKRELTEGFERFALHYGFEYEFCNPGAGNEKGHVEAMVKYVRNNFFLPERSVYQLEELNNRLWQEAENDRYRLHYEKKDEIARLFEEDREALFYLPPKEYTGRRIETLKADKYGYVIVNSKRYSTSPRYAKQKVSVGIRYNRIDILTDQYEVIVSHERLYGEKSKSMIWHPYLSLMAKRPTALKYTTFYDQLPDAWQKYLHECTVEEKKKALLLLSTILKSNRLERATEALEMASERCHPSSETIKQVFHQLVHGRGHRQTLKLKSTVPAMPIAERGMNQYDAFFTLGGDKT from the coding sequence ATGTTACAAGTGACCGAGATCAATTATATCAGACAAGAAGTTAATTCGAAAGGTCATTCCTATTCGGATGTGGCTAGAAGAACAAATAAAGATATCAGAACAGTTAAAAAATATGCTGACCTTGAGGAATTTCAACCAGAGAAGAAAAGGAAAAAATCACAACCAGCTCCTGTAATGGAGCCAGTGCAAGATATTGTGGATAAATGGTTGAAGGAAGATATGAAGAAGAAAAGGAAATACCGAAGGACTGCCAAACGTATCTGGCAAATGCTTGTTAATGATGAAGAATTAGATTTTAAAGGCTCTGATCGAACGGTAAGGGCCTATGTTTCTAAACGCAAAAAAGAATTATTAGACGAAAGTGAAGGTGCAGCCATCCCGTTAGAATCAAGGCCTGGTGATGCTCAGGTAGACTTTGGGGAGGCCCCCTTTAAAAGAGACGGTAAGGTCGTTGACCTTCCATATCTCGTGCTATCCTTTCCGTACAGTAACGCATTCTTAGTTCAAGTCTTTGAATCTCAGAATCAAGATTGTTTCCTAGAAGGGTTGAAGCGGTTCTTTAACCACTTAGAAGGTGTACCAAAGAGAATACGTTTTGATAATTTGTCCCCAGCTGTGAAGAAGATTCTTCCACAAGGGAAACGCGAGTTAACAGAAGGTTTTGAGAGATTTGCCCTACACTATGGTTTTGAGTATGAGTTCTGTAACCCTGGTGCAGGAAATGAAAAAGGGCATGTAGAAGCAATGGTTAAATACGTACGGAATAACTTCTTTTTACCCGAACGATCTGTGTATCAACTAGAAGAATTAAATAATAGGTTGTGGCAAGAAGCAGAGAATGATCGATACCGTCTACACTACGAAAAAAAGGATGAGATAGCTAGATTGTTTGAGGAGGATCGTGAGGCATTATTTTACTTACCCCCTAAAGAATACACAGGTAGGCGCATTGAAACATTGAAGGCAGATAAATATGGTTACGTCATTGTGAATTCAAAAAGGTATTCGACTTCTCCACGTTACGCTAAGCAAAAAGTATCGGTAGGTATTAGGTACAATCGCATTGATATCCTTACGGATCAATATGAAGTGATCGTGAGTCATGAACGCTTATATGGAGAAAAGTCTAAATCAATGATTTGGCACCCTTATCTATCACTTATGGCTAAGAGGCCAACTGCTTTAAAATACACGACTTTTTATGATCAGCTTCCCGATGCATGGCAGAAATATCTACATGAATGTACAGTCGAAGAAAAGAAAAAAGCTCTCCTTTTATTATCGACAATATTAAAGAGTAATCGCTTAGAAAGAGCGACAGAGGCCTTAGAGATGGCTTCTGAGAGGTGTCATCCATCTTCAGAGACCATAAAGCAAGTCTTCCATCAATTAGTTCATGGTCGTGGTCACAGACAAACACTTAAACTGAAAAGTACCGTACCAGCTATGCCCATAGCAGAACGTGGTATGAATCAATATGATGCCTTCTTCACCTTAGGAGGTGACAAGACATGA
- the istB gene encoding IS21-like element helper ATPase IstB, producing MQEKIQEYAKRLKLSWIREHFHEVDSKNPQDYLLTLFEKEIEQREERKVNLLLKAATLPNVSGKPFDWQDIQLGQGLNQQYLLNGRFIETKENMVFYGGVGAGKTYLSTLIGLNAIHKHGKRVKFYTIASLANELLDANEKGTLTKLFKRIEKLDLLILDELGYIPLHKQGAELLFQVISLCYEKRSIIITTNLQFGQWNHVFGDPILTEAVVDRLIHHSHLVLFGGNSNRMKESLALREM from the coding sequence ATGCAAGAAAAGATACAGGAATATGCCAAACGTTTGAAGCTTAGTTGGATACGAGAACACTTTCATGAAGTAGATTCGAAGAATCCTCAAGACTATTTATTAACGCTTTTTGAAAAAGAAATCGAACAACGTGAGGAGAGGAAAGTTAATCTATTGCTTAAAGCGGCAACCTTGCCAAACGTATCTGGCAAACCTTTTGATTGGCAAGATATCCAGCTTGGACAAGGGTTGAACCAACAATATTTATTAAACGGTAGGTTTATAGAAACAAAGGAAAATATGGTTTTCTATGGGGGTGTAGGTGCTGGAAAGACGTACCTCTCCACGCTCATTGGCCTAAACGCCATACATAAACATGGAAAACGTGTTAAGTTTTACACTATTGCCTCCCTCGCAAATGAACTATTAGATGCCAATGAGAAAGGCACTCTTACTAAACTTTTCAAGAGGATTGAGAAGTTAGATCTATTAATACTGGATGAATTAGGTTACATCCCTTTACATAAGCAGGGAGCTGAGTTGCTTTTCCAAGTGATTTCTCTGTGTTATGAAAAAAGAAGTATTATTATCACAACGAACCTCCAATTTGGGCAGTGGAATCATGTTTTCGGAGATCCTATTCTAACAGAAGCAGTCGTAGACCGTCTGATTCACCATTCCCACTTAGTCCTTTTTGGAGGGAATAGCAATCGAATGAAAGAATCATTAGCATTAAGAGAGATGTAA
- a CDS encoding tyrosine-type recombinase/integrase: protein MTKDPQQDKDKERYGDAYYDYDLIFYRKDGGVLKPSLLNNGFSICIKHLNLPYIRFHDLRHRHATYLLSKDSNPKVVQERLRHKVIKTTLCIWQEKNV, encoded by the coding sequence ATTACAAAAGATCCACAACAAGATAAAGACAAAGAAAGGTATGGTGATGCGTATTATGATTATGACCTAATATTCTATAGGAAGGATGGTGGAGTGCTAAAACCAAGCTTATTAAATAACGGATTTAGCATTTGTATCAAACATCTTAATCTCCCATATATACGGTTTCATGATTTAAGGCATAGACATGCGACTTATTTATTGTCGAAAGATAGTAATCCAAAAGTTGTTCAGGAGCGTTTAAGACACAAGGTTATTAAAACCACTCTTTGTATTTGGCAAGAGAAAAATGTATAA
- a CDS encoding EcsC family protein, translating into MGEKNLTQNKMMDVLDWSYEKAMNGLPGTPDAMELANNYLSKHSTSEKAVDSLIRMQNTKAGTSGFLTGLGGIITLPVAVPANIASVIFVQMRMVAAIACIGGYDLKDDQVKTLVYVSLAGNGAKDILKHTGINIGTKMGVSAVKKIPSAIIIKINQKVGFRLITKFGEKGAINLIKVVPVLGGVVGASVDVASTMAVGKAAKKLFISQ; encoded by the coding sequence ATGGGTGAAAAGAATCTTACTCAAAATAAAATGATGGATGTTCTTGATTGGTCTTATGAAAAAGCCATGAACGGTTTGCCTGGTACACCTGATGCAATGGAGCTTGCTAATAACTATCTGAGTAAACATTCTACAAGTGAGAAAGCTGTTGATTCTTTAATTAGAATGCAGAACACTAAAGCTGGAACATCTGGATTTTTAACAGGATTAGGAGGAATCATTACCTTACCAGTAGCTGTTCCTGCTAACATAGCCTCTGTAATATTTGTGCAAATGAGAATGGTGGCTGCCATAGCATGTATTGGTGGATATGATTTAAAAGACGATCAAGTAAAAACCTTAGTATATGTCTCTCTTGCTGGAAATGGTGCTAAAGATATCTTAAAGCATACAGGTATTAATATAGGAACAAAAATGGGTGTTAGTGCAGTCAAGAAGATTCCAAGTGCTATTATCATAAAGATCAATCAAAAAGTAGGATTTAGGTTAATAACAAAGTTTGGGGAGAAAGGTGCAATTAATTTAATTAAAGTAGTGCCTGTTTTAGGTGGAGTTGTAGGGGCATCTGTAGATGTTGCATCAACTATGGCTGTGGGCAAAGCGGCTAAAAAACTATTTATTTCTCAATAG
- the mtnA gene encoding S-methyl-5-thioribose-1-phosphate isomerase translates to MINTANTIQSVKLSEDNDAVIILNQTLLPGQKKFETLTTTEDVWEAIVHLKVRGAPAIGIAAAYGVYIGVKKMNAESVRDLYDGFTKMKNYLASSRPTAVNLFWALDRMEKRFNHSLKGEPIIDEILEELRKEAELIRLEDEQVCEAIGKHTLTLLKPGMGILTHCNAGAIATAKYGTALAPIYLGKQKGYDFRVYAGETRPLLQGARLTAWELSEAGIDVTLLCDNMASIVMNEGKIQAVLVGCDRVAANGDTANKIGTSGIAILAKHYNIPFYVCAPTSTIDLTCENGDEILIEERSAEEITTKWYVEPMAPKGIKTYNPAFDVTSHELITAIITEEGIIKPSYQENLKNIQKR, encoded by the coding sequence TTGATAAACACAGCAAATACCATTCAGTCTGTGAAACTGTCTGAAGACAATGATGCAGTGATTATTCTCAATCAAACATTACTTCCTGGACAAAAAAAATTCGAAACATTAACCACAACCGAGGATGTATGGGAAGCCATTGTTCATTTGAAGGTTAGAGGGGCGCCAGCTATTGGCATCGCTGCTGCATATGGCGTGTACATAGGTGTGAAAAAAATGAATGCCGAGAGTGTAAGAGATCTGTATGACGGATTCACAAAAATGAAAAACTACTTAGCTTCTTCTCGACCGACAGCAGTCAACCTTTTTTGGGCATTAGACAGAATGGAGAAGAGATTTAATCATTCGTTAAAAGGTGAACCGATCATCGATGAAATTTTAGAAGAGTTAAGAAAAGAAGCAGAATTGATCAGATTAGAAGATGAACAGGTTTGTGAAGCAATTGGTAAACATACACTCACTTTACTTAAGCCAGGAATGGGCATTCTTACCCATTGCAATGCGGGGGCGATAGCGACAGCGAAATACGGTACAGCACTCGCACCCATCTATTTAGGAAAGCAGAAGGGGTATGATTTTCGTGTGTATGCAGGAGAAACACGTCCTTTATTACAAGGCGCAAGACTAACTGCATGGGAACTGTCAGAAGCAGGTATAGACGTGACGTTACTATGTGATAACATGGCTTCAATTGTCATGAACGAAGGAAAGATACAAGCGGTTCTCGTCGGCTGTGACCGAGTCGCTGCTAATGGCGATACAGCCAATAAGATTGGAACTTCAGGCATAGCGATATTAGCGAAGCATTACAACATTCCTTTTTATGTATGTGCACCGACTTCTACGATCGACTTAACGTGTGAAAATGGAGACGAGATCTTGATTGAAGAACGTTCAGCAGAAGAAATTACCACGAAATGGTATGTTGAACCTATGGCACCAAAAGGAATAAAAACGTACAATCCCGCATTTGACGTGACTAGTCATGAACTAATCACAGCAATCATCACCGAAGAGGGGATCATAAAGCCAAGTTACCAGGAAAACTTAAAAAATATACAAAAAAGATGA
- the mtnK gene encoding S-methyl-5-thioribose kinase, whose amino-acid sequence MTNFTVGYFTMTETEAIEYAKSTLHFFTRDADLSCKEIGDGNLNYVFRIVDSKTGQSLIIKQAGPCARISDEFKLSPDRNRIESEILRFQGELAPGFVPDVYHYDPVMNCCAMEDLSSFEILRTALLKHQMFPHLADHLSTFLVKTLLSTSDLVLGHKEKKELVKKFTNPELCEITEDLVYTEPFYNCPRNDVFEGTLPFVEAEIWNDSELALETAKLKFDFLTNTQSLLHGDFHTGSIFVTEFETKIIDPEFAFYGPAGYDLGNIVANLIFAYVNAAKCIGDKDKRDSHLTYLQTTIEKTIDLFKSKFIHDAKHKVTEQVAGYDGFIDHYLDRIIRDAAAVTGLELCRRVIGIAHVKDLTEISDQSKRVEAEVFCLKLGKSFILNSEHFRSGTDFKKALIEN is encoded by the coding sequence ATGACGAATTTTACAGTCGGTTATTTTACAATGACAGAAACAGAAGCGATTGAATATGCAAAATCAACACTTCATTTTTTTACGCGTGATGCAGACTTATCTTGTAAGGAGATTGGAGACGGAAATCTAAACTATGTCTTTAGGATTGTAGATTCCAAAACTGGTCAATCTCTAATTATTAAACAAGCTGGTCCATGCGCTCGGATTTCTGATGAGTTTAAACTCTCACCTGATCGAAACCGTATTGAAAGTGAAATCCTTCGCTTCCAAGGAGAATTAGCACCGGGATTTGTACCAGACGTTTATCATTATGATCCAGTGATGAACTGTTGTGCGATGGAAGATCTATCAAGCTTTGAAATTTTGCGAACAGCTCTATTAAAGCATCAAATGTTTCCGCATCTTGCAGATCACCTATCTACTTTTTTAGTGAAAACACTGCTCTCAACGTCTGATCTTGTTCTTGGCCACAAAGAAAAAAAGGAACTTGTGAAAAAATTTACGAACCCTGAACTTTGTGAAATAACTGAAGATTTAGTTTATACTGAGCCGTTCTACAATTGTCCAAGAAATGATGTATTTGAAGGGACACTGCCATTTGTCGAGGCTGAGATTTGGAATGATTCTGAATTAGCACTAGAGACAGCCAAACTAAAGTTCGATTTCTTAACAAATACTCAATCACTTTTGCACGGTGATTTCCATACAGGTTCGATCTTTGTAACTGAATTTGAAACGAAAATCATTGATCCTGAATTCGCTTTTTACGGGCCGGCTGGTTATGATCTTGGTAATATCGTTGCGAACTTAATTTTTGCTTATGTAAATGCTGCGAAGTGTATAGGGGACAAAGACAAACGTGATTCGCATCTAACCTATTTGCAAACGACGATAGAGAAGACGATCGATTTGTTTAAGAGTAAATTTATTCATGATGCCAAACATAAAGTGACAGAGCAGGTAGCTGGGTATGACGGGTTTATTGACCATTATTTAGACCGTATCATTCGCGATGCTGCGGCTGTTACAGGATTGGAACTTTGCCGAAGAGTGATTGGGATCGCACATGTTAAAGACCTTACTGAAATCAGTGATCAATCAAAACGCGTCGAGGCAGAAGTCTTTTGTCTTAAATTAGGTAAATCCTTCATATTGAATAGTGAACATTTCCGTTCAGGTACTGATTTCAAAAAAGCACTTATTGAAAATTGA